A single genomic interval of Zingiber officinale cultivar Zhangliang chromosome 4A, Zo_v1.1, whole genome shotgun sequence harbors:
- the LOC121972895 gene encoding uncharacterized protein LOC121972895 — protein sequence MSVNAYIYVRPGIVNMLRQFTRQKELCRAGVTRFATAFLTLERMHLQKQNLRKMFISKDWIESKWAKEAAGKKVAKIIMALRFWSSIVHILKIYGSLVRVLRLVDGERKPAMGYIYEAMDRAKETIMKAFKEKEEKYKEVFEIIDARWECQLHRPLHAAGHYLNPEYFYSYTDSNICGEVVNGLFETMERLVSSAAEQDKITTQLSIYRKAEGLFGRNVAIRHRRALSPAEWWECYGANTPELQKFAIKVLSLTCSASGCERNWSVFEQIHSKKRNRLAQQRLNDLVFVKYNRALKLRYDARDKIDPISLTDIDDSNEWLMGRMDGESDNEEDELVFEGDDLTWDVVARASGAEEPEYCTRGKNIATMTSSSNARPKQVEKGNASSSMRHSSLRFRDEEEIE from the exons atgagtgtgaatgcttacatttatgttcgccCCGGCATAGTAAATATGTTGAGGCAATTCACAAGACAAAAAGAGCTTTGTCGGGCAGGTGTCACAAGATTTGCTACTGCTTTTCTTACTCTTGAAAGGATGCACCTACAGaagcaaaatttaagaaaaatgttcatttcaaaggattggatagagagtaaatgggcaaaagaagcggcggggaagaaggtagctaaaatcatcatggcacttagattttggagcagtattgtgcatattttaaagatatatgGCTCTTTAGTCCGTGTTCTGAGACTGGTTGATGGCGAAAGGAAACCTGCAATGGGTTATATTTATGAGGCTatggatagggcaaaagaaacaattatgaaggccttcaaggagaaagaagaaaaatacaaagaagtGTTTGAGATCATTGATGCGAGATGGGAATGTCAACTTCATCGGCCTCTGCATGCTGCAGGACATTATTTGAATCcagaatatttttattcatacacaGATTCAAATATCTGTGGAGAAGTGGTGAATGGTTTGTTTGAAACTATGGAGAGATTGGTTTCAAGCGCTGCCGAGCAAGATAAAATCACTACCCAACTCTCTATATATCGAaaggcagaagggctatttgggaggaatgtagcaattagacatagaagagcattatctccagcagaatggtgggaatgctatggagcaaataccccagaattgcaaaagtttgctattaaagtgcttagcctcacttgtagtgcttctggttgtgagcgcaattggagtgtatttgagcag attcacagcaaaAAAAGAAATAGGCTAGCTCAGCAGCGCTTAAATGATTTGGTATTTGTGAAATACAATCGTGCCTTAAAGCTTCGGTATGATGCACGTGATAAGATTGACCCCATCTCTTTGACAGATATtgatgatagtaatgaatggttgatgggtagaatggatggagaaagtgataatgaagaagatgagttggtttTTGAAGGTGATGACTTGACATGGGATGTCGTTGCTAGGGCTAGTGGAGCTGAAGAGCCTGAATATTGTACTAGAGGAAAAAATATTGCAACCATGACCTCTAGTTCAAATGCTAGGCCTAAACAAGTCGAGAAGGGAAATGCATCTTCCTCTATGAGACACTCATCTCTAAGAtttagagatgaagaagaaattgaa